A single window of Echinimonas agarilytica DNA harbors:
- a CDS encoding metal ABC transporter permease, translating to MMELIPILLPAFVAGLLVLSTHIPLGYQVLKRGIIFIDLAIAQVAALGIVMAHQFHFEGLFTGAEYIVSGVFAVAAGTLLALLEKRVHHELEAVIGCCYVLAATAGLLVLAHDPHGGELLKQTLSGSILWVTWDTLLWHGLVVSAVLLTMLLKPNVLKGVWFYALFAIAITSAVELVGVYLVFASLIMVPLATQAMKAGSKRLFTAYGLSALAYALGLTASAYWDLPSGATLVWCLALIALCAVLGGLTQPAKDKPA from the coding sequence ATGATGGAGTTGATTCCTATCTTACTACCGGCCTTTGTGGCCGGTTTATTGGTGCTAAGTACCCACATTCCCTTGGGGTATCAGGTACTCAAGCGAGGGATCATTTTTATCGATTTGGCGATCGCTCAAGTGGCCGCTTTGGGCATAGTGATGGCTCACCAGTTCCATTTTGAAGGTCTATTCACCGGTGCAGAATATATTGTATCGGGAGTGTTCGCTGTTGCGGCGGGAACCTTGTTGGCGTTGTTGGAAAAGCGGGTTCATCATGAGCTCGAAGCTGTTATTGGGTGTTGCTATGTGTTGGCAGCCACAGCTGGGTTGTTGGTGTTGGCACATGATCCTCACGGCGGGGAGTTACTGAAACAAACTCTGTCGGGCTCAATTCTATGGGTCACTTGGGACACTTTGTTGTGGCATGGTTTGGTTGTGTCAGCGGTATTGCTCACGATGTTGTTAAAGCCGAATGTGCTTAAAGGCGTTTGGTTTTATGCATTGTTTGCCATTGCGATTACCAGTGCGGTTGAGCTTGTGGGCGTGTATTTGGTATTTGCTAGTTTGATCATGGTGCCGTTGGCAACCCAAGCGATGAAGGCAGGCTCTAAACGCTTGTTTACAGCCTATGGTTTAAGTGCCTTGGCTTATGCCCTTGGCCTAACGGCCTCTGCCTATTGGGACTTACCCAGTGGAGCAACCTTAGTTTGGTGTTTGGCTTTAATTGCACTGTGCGCGGTCTTGGGTGGTTTGACTCAACCTGCGAAAGACAAACCGGCATAA
- a CDS encoding glycerophosphodiester phosphodiesterase — MEIFAHRGASGDHPENTLIAIERAIEFGADGIEIDVQLADGQVMVFHDRWLHRTTNGYGRLQDLSFDRLRALSVGPGQQIPTLLEVLNCIQGRCCLNVELKHKEVAGPALTTLAFACQQLQFDPQQLIISSFHHRLLAQLKQHWPQFQYAGLTASVPLDLACFAERIGCSALHMDLSCLDEELVNDAHQRGLQVRVYTVDEVDDIAHLAEMKVDGIFSNFPARAIGYLQQARQCSASISIK; from the coding sequence ATGGAAATATTTGCCCATCGAGGGGCCAGTGGCGATCATCCTGAAAATACGCTGATCGCTATTGAGCGCGCGATTGAATTTGGTGCCGACGGCATTGAAATTGACGTACAGCTCGCTGACGGCCAAGTCATGGTGTTTCATGACCGATGGTTGCACCGTACCACCAACGGCTATGGTCGGCTCCAAGATTTAAGCTTTGACAGACTCAGAGCATTAAGCGTAGGCCCAGGCCAGCAAATTCCAACATTGCTCGAAGTACTGAACTGCATTCAAGGCCGGTGCTGCTTAAATGTTGAGCTCAAGCACAAAGAAGTCGCAGGCCCTGCGCTAACAACGTTGGCGTTTGCCTGCCAACAACTCCAATTTGACCCTCAGCAGCTTATTATCTCTAGTTTTCATCACCGATTACTGGCCCAACTCAAACAGCATTGGCCACAATTTCAATACGCGGGGTTAACCGCCAGCGTACCACTGGACTTAGCTTGCTTTGCCGAGCGCATCGGCTGTTCGGCGCTGCATATGGATCTTTCGTGTCTTGACGAAGAGCTAGTCAACGATGCCCACCAACGTGGTCTTCAGGTTCGCGTTTATACGGTAGATGAAGTGGATGATATCGCGCACCTTGCTGAAATGAAGGTCGATGGTATTTTTTCTAATTTTCCGGCCCGTGCGATTGGCTACTTGCAGCAGGCTAGGCAATGCAGCGCGTCGATATCAATCAAGTAA
- a CDS encoding metal ABC transporter solute-binding protein, Zn/Mn family: protein MHSKFVGAAIAALFSVASPQAMALNVFACEPEWASLVKEIAPDATLYSATTAYQDAHFVQARPSLIAKLRRADMFVCSGSELEIGWLPALQMKANNANVRNGQLGAFYAAEQVERLDVLENVDRSMGDVHASGNPHVHWSPDRMVVIAEKLTERIAQIDPSNSDAYFSRLADFQQRWLVHIESLQAKAKPLKQLKVVAYHSSYRYLFDWLGVTQVGDLEPKPGLPPTSSHLASLVSLKNSNDYQLVIYADYQDSKGANWLSAKVDVPNLQMVYSVDPEKPQQADLFRLYETAIDQLLTEAGLPK, encoded by the coding sequence ATGCATTCTAAATTCGTAGGGGCCGCAATTGCGGCCCTATTCAGTGTTGCGAGCCCTCAAGCAATGGCATTAAATGTGTTTGCTTGTGAGCCCGAGTGGGCGTCTTTGGTCAAAGAAATTGCCCCTGACGCTACGCTCTACAGCGCAACGACTGCATATCAAGATGCACACTTTGTTCAGGCTCGTCCAAGTCTTATTGCAAAGCTTCGACGCGCTGACATGTTTGTGTGTAGTGGTTCTGAATTGGAGATTGGCTGGTTACCGGCGCTGCAAATGAAGGCTAACAATGCTAACGTTCGCAACGGGCAACTCGGTGCATTTTATGCGGCTGAACAAGTGGAACGCTTAGATGTGCTAGAAAATGTCGACCGCTCAATGGGAGATGTTCACGCAAGTGGTAATCCGCATGTGCATTGGTCTCCTGATCGAATGGTCGTCATTGCTGAAAAACTCACTGAACGTATAGCTCAAATTGACCCGAGCAATTCAGATGCGTATTTCAGTCGCCTGGCTGACTTCCAACAACGTTGGTTGGTGCACATTGAGTCATTGCAAGCCAAAGCCAAGCCGCTGAAGCAATTAAAGGTGGTTGCTTATCATAGTAGCTACCGATATTTGTTTGATTGGTTGGGGGTCACTCAAGTGGGTGATTTAGAGCCTAAGCCAGGGTTACCTCCTACAAGTAGCCATTTGGCGTCACTGGTTAGTCTTAAAAACTCGAACGATTACCAACTCGTTATTTATGCTGATTACCAAGACAGCAAAGGCGCGAATTGGCTGTCGGCTAAGGTAGACGTTCCGAATCTGCAAATGGTGTACAGCGTTGATCCGGAAAAACCTCAACAAGCTGATTTGTTCCGCTTGTATGAAACGGCTATCGATCAATTGCTCACCGAGGCAGGTTTACCTAAATGA